A stretch of the Nerophis ophidion isolate RoL-2023_Sa linkage group LG29, RoL_Noph_v1.0, whole genome shotgun sequence genome encodes the following:
- the LOC133545971 gene encoding proteinase-activated receptor 4-like yields MKFFWALVLVSLLASVYSLASSSPRPNDECAGMSMRLRAFRLKVSCNMTTLRDKQLKEIQAPTTILYLPILYSLALVIGLPSNLLALWILIFRTKRLPSTTLLINLTTVDCLLLLVLPFRIIYHFRGNHWELGEPFCRVVVAMFYGNMYGSVLCLALVALDRYIALVHPFGAKSLRSARTSAYMTAGVWAAVLAAMLPLLTTQQTYALDWPRITTCHDALPQEEQENFFLPYFATLFTLCFLLPFLVILFCHCGVLRALLAERQRYAHAIWVMLLVLLVFVVCLLPSNVLLLLTYADSSLDAEGEDVYVPYMLSLAISTFSSCADPFIFYYVSADFRDRAKSALCCHGNSQPPSNLQNKASCSSSSSRSKVTQLSLSSLHSAPGRRPLGMTNAV; encoded by the exons ATGAAGTTCTTCTGGGCCCTGGTCTTGGTCTCGCTGCTGGCGTCCGTCTATAGCCTGGCGTCATCGTCTCCTCGTCCCAATGACGAATGTGCCGGCATGTCCATGC GTCTTCGGGCCTTCCGGCTGAAGGTGTCTTGCAACATGACGACTCTGAGAGACAAGCAGCTGAAGGAGATCCAGGCGCCAACCACCATCTTGTACCTGCCAATCCTGTACTCGCTAGCCTTGGTGATCGGCCTTCCGTCCAACCTGTTGGCTCTCTGGATCCTCATCTTCAGAACCAAGCGGCTTCCTTCCACCACGCTGCTAATCAACCTGACGACCGTAGACTGCCTACTGCTGCTCGTCCTGCCCTTCCGGATCATCTACCACTTCAGGGGGAACCACTGGGAGCTGGGCGAGCCGTTCTGCCGGGTCGTCGTGGCGATGTTTTACGGGAACATGTACGGGTCGGTGCTGTGTCTGGCGCTGGTGGCTCTGGATCGCTACATCGCTTTGGTTCACCCGTTTGGCGCCAAGAGTCTACGCAGTGCGCGGACGTCGGCATACATGACGGCGGGCGTGTGGGCGGCGGTGCTGGCGGCTATGTTGCCGCTGCTGACGACGCAGCAGACGTACGCGCTGGACTGGCCGCGGATCACCACCTGCCACGACGCGCTGCCCCAGGAGGAGCAGGAAAATTTCTTCCTGCCGTACTTCGCCACCTTGTTCACACTCTGCTTCCTGCTGCCCTTCCTGGTCATCCTCTTCTGCCATTGCGGCGTCCTGCGCGCCCTGTTGGCCGAACGCCAGCGCTACGCCCACGCCATATGGGTGATGCTGCTGGTGCTGCTGGTCTTTGTGGTCTGTCTGTTGCCGAGCAATGTCCTGCTCCTGCTCACCTACGCCGACAGCTCTCTGGACGCGGAGGGCGAGGACGTCTATGTACCTTACATGCTCAGCCTAGCCATTAGCACCTTCAGCAGCTGCGCTGACCCCTTTATCTTCTACTACGTGTCGGCCGACTTCAGGGACCGGGCAAAGAGCGCGCTCTGTTGCCATGGCAACTCTCAGCCGCCATCCAACCTGCAGAACAAAGCGTCATGCTCCTCGTCGTCCTCGAGATCAAAAGTCACCCAGCTGTCCCTCTCCAGCCTGCACTCGGCGCCTGGGAGACGTCCTCTTGGGATGACAAACGCGGTTTAG